The nucleotide sequence TCAGCTCCCACTCGCCCTGTGGGTCGTGGCCGCCGAGCGCAAACCCTGAGGTGACAACCAGGCAGACAGGCAGGGTCCGGAGAGGACGACCGGGGAAGAGGaggtgaaagaaaggaaggaaaagtgtCCAGCTTCTGCAGTCGATCAGACAGTGCCAGCCAGCCACAGCCCCGCCGCCCGAGCCTGGGCTCCTATACTTTTTCCTTGGAGTCGAAGGAGAGCCAGGTCCCGTGGACGCTGCCTTCGAACTCTTtggtctcccctcccctcacggCTGAGCCTGGACCAAGACTATCCAACCCATGTGGGACCACGGGAAGTATCGCTGGGAGAAGCAGGAGGGGTTCCTGCAGCTCCCCAGGATCTGTCTGGGATCCCTAAGGGAACAGGCAAGAGCAGGGCTGCACGCCGGCACCCCCTCCCTACACCGCCCAGTTGGCACCACCTTCCTGCCCGAGGCCCCTTCCGGCAGGGGAGACTCTGCCCCACCCAACTCCGGGCTCTGGGAGCCCCCTCCACCCTCGGGCCAGCCGCAATCACTGTACAAAGGACTGGTGgtgagaggggtggggtggggtgggggcgggcAGCCGGCCCCGAACTGGCTGCCACTCCAGAGGCCAGGCCAATAGGGAGCTACGGCCCCCACGCGGGAGGGCTCTCAGCCTCCGCTGTCGGCGGTGCCCAGCTCAGAGCTAGCAGATCTCCGAGGGGGCGGACGCTCGCCCGCAGCAGCCCCACTGCCCGATCTGCGCTCCAGCTGGCTCTCTCATTTTCGGACCCCCGCTACTCTCCCCACCCAGATCCCGATCTGCACTCCACATGCCGGCTTGGGGCCCCGCCCTCGCCCTGGCTGCCCTAAGCCTAATCTGCCTCCTGGTCCGATGGCTGGGGCGATTCACTGACCTTACCAGAAAGGAGCCGGGAcacaggaaagaggaggaagcgAAGGAAGAGgctgtggaggaggaagaggaggacgaggaggaagaagaggaagaggatgaagaggaggaggagaacccaGCCTTTTGGGACGGCTTCAGTAAGGGCCAGGAACTGGTGCCCGGGGGCTGCCGTCTCATCTTCAAGCGCTCCGCCCTGGCACACTGTCTCCTGCGCACCTTCCGCAGGTCGGTGGCCCTGAGCGAGCCTGCCCACAGCTCGTGGTTCTCAGGGCCCCATCTACAGACCTTATACCATTTCATGCTTCCGGCAGGCCAGGGGCTCCAGCTGGCCCGGGAGAACCTACAGCTGGCGGACAATGGGCTGGTGGCCCTGGACTGGGTGGTGGGGCCTTGGGCCCCCAGCCCTCAGGTAGTGACTGACGCCTACAGCTCCCCGCCGATCCTGCTGGTCATCCCCAATTCCTGGGGTCGCCTCACCCGCAACGTGGTGCAGCTTTGCCTCCTGGCCCTGGAGAAAGGCTACTACCCAGTCATCTTCCACCGAAGGGGCCATCAGGGCTGTCCCCTGCTCAACACCCAGCTTCAGACATTCGGGGACCCCTCAGATCTCAAGGAGGCGGTCACCTACATTCGCTTCAGACAGCCAGCTGCGCCACTGTTCCTGGTCAGCGAGGGCTCAGGCTCGGCCTTGCTACTGTCCTACCTGGGC is from Trichosurus vulpecula isolate mTriVul1 chromosome 7, mTriVul1.pri, whole genome shotgun sequence and encodes:
- the ABHD15 gene encoding protein ABHD15, which translates into the protein MPAWGPALALAALSLICLLVRWLGRFTDLTRKEPGHRKEEEAKEEAVEEEEEDEEEEEEEDEEEEENPAFWDGFSKGQELVPGGCRLIFKRSALAHCLLRTFRRSVALSEPAHSSWFSGPHLQTLYHFMLPAGQGLQLARENLQLADNGLVALDWVVGPWAPSPQVVTDAYSSPPILLVIPNSWGRLTRNVVQLCLLALEKGYYPVIFHRRGHQGCPLLNTQLQTFGDPSDLKEAVTYIRFRQPAAPLFLVSEGSGSALLLSYLGECGSSSYATGAACISPVLRCREWFEAGLPWLYERAFLLHQKITLSRYATALDDIVDTDKLFMSRSLREFEEALFCRTKNLPISWDTYWGDNDPLRDVDEAAVPVLCICSADDPVRGPPGQTLPTKLFQNNPYFFLLLSRHGGHCGFLREDSSPAWSHEATLEYFQALTEFFRSEERVKGLSRHRSSFLAGRRRRFTLQKREVAPTSPRLEEMFSWKRSYTK